The genomic interval ATCTGCTTCTGGAAATCCTGCAAGCAGTACATGAGCTTCATGTTGGGGCTGATCCACTTGCTCTTCTCCTGGGCGGCGTAGTAAGCGTCGTTGACGCTGAGCTCGGGGTTGCGGTACAAGCCGTAAGCAATAATGAGACTGGCGGATCGACTTGCGCCTTGCTGGCAGTGGACGAGCACCTTCTTACCCTCCTTCGTCCGTGTCTCAATGGTCTCGCAGAGGTGCATCAGATCCTGCGCAATATCCGTATTGTGGTCCCAGGGCATGTGGATGTACTCTGGGCGCTTGATAGAGAATGACATGGCCTTGGGCGTTGTCGGTGTTTCCGGTTTGTCGTTGGTTGGGAACTCGAAGGCGGTAGAAAAGCTAGCGTTTGACACAGCCGTGTCGGGAATGGGGCTGAGGACGGCTGGAGAGTCTGACATGACCTCGTCTGACTTGGGCAAGAAGTTGAAGGGGTTGTTAACTTCCCGCGCGACATTGATGACGGTGTCAAATTTGGAGGCTTCGTCGGCGGTCGGCTCCAAGTACAGATAGACATTGTCTTCGTAAATTGCAATGGGGCCATCCGGATAACCCGGCGTCTTCTGGTCCTCATTGTTCTCGTTCTCGTGGTAAGGTTCGAAATCGAGGGCGGCGCGGCTCGCGAGCTGAGTCCTAATGGGCGAATCCTCCTCAACGATTGTCGTGTCGAACGACTGGCCCATACCAGTCTTTGTCGGCCTCAAAAACTCCGAAAGACCCGACTCGTTTCTTTCCAAAACCTTGGGGAAAGTCATTCCACCCGGAGGGCCAAAAGTCGCAGACTTCAGCGAGGGCAGCATGTGAGGTGACGAGGTCGAGTGCTTGAGGGCTCGTCTCTGCAAAATGGGTGCCATACCAGGGGTGCCGGGGACCTCTAGGGTATTTCGCATGACCAGATCTGACGTTTGGGTCTTGAGGCTGAGCTGACTAGGCTTGCGCTTCATTGCTGGAATGGTCGGCTTGATGAAAGAGGGCGATGCGGGCTCGGAAACCAGTGTTGAGGCACTATTTCCCATGAAAGGCGGCTGAATTGACAGGCCCTTCATGTTCTTAGGACGACGCGGCGAAGGAGACGTCATCGGACGGCCGAAGCTAGTGGTTTCTGCTGCGGACATGGTGTTCATTGAAGACAATGGACCAAGGCCGCCAAAGGACGTGGCCGGGAAAGAGTTTAGGGGTATCAAGTTGACGGGAGAATCGGGGGATGATGAAGGGGACGGGTCCGACAGCGGGGAGCAGTCACTTGTTGAGAGCGTCGTTGTGGGCGAAGACTCGGCAGACTCGGACGCCTGAGTAGAGGTGCTATCGTGGTGCTTGTGAGAGTGGTCCATGGTCGGTCGCAAGGACTGGACCGGGCTGGCCAAGGGCTTTCCGGTGGCCTCCATATCGATCAATTTGGGGTCGACGAGGGTGACGGTCTCTTGAGCGGCGATTGTCTCTGCGTCAAGATCGAAGACTGACATGAAAGAGGGGATTTGATCTTCGTAGATCCTTCTTGCCGCTGCTGACGGCATGGTTCTGTGTACCTTTTGAATGGGCTGCCCGAATCccttctctctttctcttctcTTGCGCGAGGGAAACGTGTTGGCGGCAGTCTCGGGTGACGAGACTGTGTAGGCCGCGAGGGGCAACATTGGCGTAATGATTAAAGAAATGGTTGCGGCGTTTGGCGTGGAAGGAGCGGGAGTCGCGGTTGATGTCTGTAGAATGGAAAGAAAAGGCCGGTTGGCAGGCGAGCGGGCGGGCGATTGATTGTAGATCGGAGGACAGCGCTGCTGAATCCCGTGGATGGTTTTGTgtcctcgtcgtcggcggGGTGGTTGTGGTGGTCCAAGTCTCTCGGCAGGACCGAAGTGTCTCTCTGTTCTCTAACTCCTCCTCGTACTCGGGGCGGTGCCGCAGGGTGCGCAGGGCAGGTGACCAGTCTCGCGACAGGAATAGGTCAGTCGAGGGTTCGTATGCGGCGGGGTCCTGGTGGATAGTGGGCAAGAGTAGTAGGATGGTCGTCGTGGTGGTGGTTCGTGAGGTAGGAAGGAGGATAGAGGAAGACGAAGGGGAAGAAGAGTAGTAAGTTTGGTTGGTGATGGAAGAGAAATGGAGAAGAGAGAAAACAATGGCTAGTGGTCACGACGAAAACGGCGGCTCGGGGTTAGCACATGCTGTTGGTGGGAAAGAGATGTGGCACGGTCCGGTCAATACGGATGCATGGAAATCGCCAGGCGGGTATGCGTAAGGTGAGTGTAAGGTAAGGTGGTTGAAGGAAGAAGGATACTGAAGCTGGATTGGATTTGCTTGGTTTGAAAGGCGGCAGAGTATCCGTAGAATTGAGAATAAGGGGAGGTAGTGAATAAGAGAAGAGGGGGTGTGTGTGGTGATTTGGGATTGGGGTGGGAAGAAGGGAAAATGGTGGAAGAGAGACGTGAAGTGGTTGAAAGTTGAGGTGAATGGCGGATGTGGGAAGGGTTCGAGAGAGGAGTACCTAAGGCAAGGTAGAGTTGGGGATGGGCCAACAACTGGAAGGGGAAGGAAAGAGGAACTGGGGCCCTTGGGGCTCTTGCTCTTGCTCTttggcgggggggggggggggggggggggggggggggggggggggggggggggggggggggggggggcgagggggggggggggggggggggggggggggggggggggggggggtggggggggggggggggggggggggggggggggggccgtAGCAGAGAGGGCAGAAGTGAGAACCTGAAGGTGAAGGAAGGCCTGCACGCAAGCGACAACCAAGCGATTGGAGAGTGAAAGGCAGGCCGTCTGTCGCCCAGTCAGTTGCCCTCGTCGAACATGGACGGGCTGGGTTTGGCCTGGAGATGCTAGTCAAGGTCTCAAGGAAGGCCAACGGGTGGTGGGAGGGTACCCCCAGCCCAGGATCAAGTTGCTGGCTGAGAGCGAAGGGCGACCAGGACAGGGGTCCTTCCTTGCCCTGGTATACTACGGAGTAGGTACCACGTAGTAGAGACCAAGGTATCGCAGGAGGCAAGTTTGCGTCAAGAGGTACCTATGGAAACCTTACATTGCACCTGCCTTTCCACTTCCTGTGCGGCTGGTCCTCGGTACGTACCTATCCTACCATGCCTCGTCCCCCCTCTCTCTGTCGCCTTCTGTCTGAGGTTCACCTGGCAAAAGTGTCTGGGTGCCCGGTAAGGATTGACAAGGAACGTACCTTCTCTGAGCCCTTCCTGTGCCTTTTTATGTCCTCAGGTTAAGGTAAAGTACGGCTCACATTAAGTAGCAATTACTACGAATAGAACACCAAGCATTGGATCTCTCCAGAGTGACTACCGATATCCTAAGCATTCGCTTTTCGCCAATGTATCTGGCATAGTAGTCGACACACAACGTAGACGTACGATGGTGAAAGGACAAGAACCACCAGCAACTGGCAAGTCTGGAcccgtacggagtacccAGTGCTAAGGTAGTGGAGAGAGTTCGATGCAAGTGACAGAATTCCCTGTCTAGTCACCGGCCAGCACCTTTTGTCACAGAATGCTGTCCAGAACCCATCACACGTACGGGTACGGAGTATGGATACCTAGAACGTGAAGGCAGCCCAGGCAGGCTGCAAAAGCGAGGCAAGgaaaggcaaggcaaggtgaGGAGGAGAGAGCAAGGCACGGGACACAGACAGGCACAAACTGGAACCCATCTCGACAAAACAAAGTAGGTAGTGCTGGCTGGCGGAGGGGTCAGATCGGGAACTGTTAGTGCGGCCTCGTCTACGGCCTCGTCTGCGCAAGCGCTACCCCCTTAGCTCCAGTATGCGAGGGCGTAGGCTGTAGCCGGAGGTTACTACGTGAGAGCCGTGGACTAGCCCGCCGCCATTGACGAGGACTTGGACTGGTGCCCGTCCTTGGGTTGATTTACTGTTGTTTTAGAGCCGTGGGCACCATCGCGCGACCAAGCCTAGTATATTGTCCACGGGCTATCAGAGTAGTAGTCTGTATCGAACTGCCCGCTCTGTCATCGTCAACACGGCACTCCGCTGTTGTGGGTACGAAACAACGAACGGACAGACGGACACAATGTGGTGACTCTGACCTGACACCTGCAATATGCAGAGAACAAGCAGCACAGAAGGCAACCGAACATCAGCACGTCTGTCTGGTTGGGAGTCGCCTGTCTGGACTGACTGATGCCGATGGGCAAAAGAGGGTGGAGGGGCAAAGGCAAGATTCCGGTGTTCCGCTGCCGCCGGCTGCTGCGCTGCAAGATGCAGAGGAACGGCAATGACTGGTCCAAACCCGGCTTCTAGGCCCTGTGTCCTCCTCTTTCCTTTCTCTCAGAGTCAGATCTCTGTCAGCTTGGTCTTGCAATTCACCAATTCAACCAATTCCTCCTTCTCCCCGTGCGAGTTTCTATGGTCCCCCCGCGATTGAGAAGGCGGCAGGAGAGAGCGTGTGTGTGGTGCGCACCtactgtgtgtgtgtgagaggGAAAGAGAGGATTGGCCAGTGGCCGCCCAGCGTAAGTGGAGCCGCCCAACCACACCACTTCCCAGGACGGAATAAGTGGGGTTCATGGCTTGGGGCTTGGTGCGAGTGATCCCCTGGGTCCCTGTGTGTGCCTGGGTCACCCCCAGGAAGTGGGGCACTGGGGCTTCGTCGTGACTGGAGCGTATTTTGCGAAACATGACCGGGGTCTATTAATAGCCCGCCCTTCAGGACCAACTTAGCAAGTACGAATAGAGAAAGaaggaaagaaaagaaaaggtccGCAGTCCCAGTCGCGTGCATGCGCCTTGTACTTCGTAGTCGCCCGTCGTCTGGAGGTCGGCGCCAATTTTGGACCAATGACACGCCGGGGAGTTCCAATTTGGTCACTCCTGCCGTGCAGCCTCGGTACGTACCTGGCCTGTTGGATTTAGTTCATTTCAATCTTTTTGCCTCTTGCCCTCTTCACCACTGCTGGTTCGGGTTCATGGTTCATGGTCTCATGGATCTGCCCAATGTGTATCCCAGATCCGTTTGCCTACATATATGTCTGTTGCAATTGCTTGCCTCAGTCAGAGTTGTAGTCACGAAAGTAGAGTTGTCGATCAAAAGCTATTCAACACTAAAGATGTTGACCTGCTGCACATATGAAGTGTTCCGTCATTTCTCGCCACTGTTTGGAGTTCTTGTCCCTGATTAAGCTGCTGCCGGCGTTGGTGCCGCGTCTTAATCTCCAGACAGGAAAAAGATCTGCCAGGGGAACATCTACACACTCCATACACGCAGTAATAGCAATGCGCCGTCGCAGTGGCGGCGGGATTCCGTCTTCCATTGATGGGTGCTTATTTCCGGCTCACTGTCAGTCTAGTGATTGTTTCTGTGCCTCAAGGCTCAGCGAAATACCTCTCTgcacttcctcctcctccggtTGCGTTGGTTGTTCCACTTCGCTACGAAGAGAACGCCATGAGTTTGAAATTGCTGACCTGAGAACTCCGAATCAACCTATCAAGCTGGCTTCTCAGTGACATGCAGTGGCATGTCTACACATCACACGCACGCACTTACACACAAACGGTTACAGCGATCATGCACACTAGTACCAACACGCAGACACGGGCTCTCAAGCCATCTGTATCCGTAATACGGGGAGTCGTTATTACCGTACGGAGTAATCCAAAGACTAGAAAGAACACTGTTTAACTCCatcgttttatattactaaaggatTACCATAATACATATAAACGTTACCTTACCCTCGaattctatactatttaaccttaaccctttttataaattacttatctTTTCCTCTATTTTACcctctcccttattaaaagattattaaaattataattttaatagtttattaataagctagtactattatttaaaaataagtaatttatatttatatataagcaccgggagttttattattataaaaatagtaataaatatactaaagtatttaaaagagctttttaataaacttttaatactatttaaggcTATAGTCctcgagctataaaaaaaagccgaggtactatattaatacggccctaTCCGTCTCGttactactaataataatctttttaatataaaatatattattaatactctacgGCTGCGTTATTaccctttataaattatacttaacgttaataaggattttaatattatttcttagttcgttttttagtttttttattaaagctattattataaggttagtttagttattaatattttaataaatattttaacttaactcggaggctcttatagcccttaaaaagaagcttttaaaggacttataattagactttttatctattataaataaaattattacaattaaaactatagtattacgaaccttaataataaatagttaataatataattatttttcttttataataagcttaaaaaagtatcttaatttaagtactaggtaagtactatattattttattaaaactatattcttatacttataatttagaaagaattaacttttttcgataataaggtacttagaaaaaaaaagactagaAAGAAAATGACAAGCATGTCAAGAAGGAATATAGCTCAACGCCGCCAGGACTGGGCGCAAAGTTGCGGTGCGCAACGCCCAATCACCACTATTGTTTCCTTTTAGCAACCCCGAGTGCCAGCGCGAACTCCCGAGCCCCTTGTCTCGTCTTGCCCTATCCAATGGAAGTTTCCGTCTTTCTGCTCTCTGCCTCGCTGAGGCTGTGATACCGAAGAAAAGAGTCTGAACTCTGTAACCGAACAGCCGCCGTCGTCCTGTCCTGCCCTCGGCGGCGGCCTCGTCTCTGGGCTGTCAGATCTCGCCCTGGGTGACCCATCCCCCGGCTGTTCCCAGTAATTGCCTGCTACTACTTTTGGCGCAGAGGGCTGGCTCATCTCTGGAGGCGAGAGCCTCCTGGCGTCCTgtgctttttttttcttgctTGCCTTTCCCTGCCTTGCTCCCCCTCCACCCTTGCAACGAAATACCGAGACTCTGGTGCTGCTTGTGCCCTGTGGTGCTGTGCTTTTTGGGTTCCTTGCCTAAGTGGCTCTCCGGATATTCGTGCActctgtacggagtacagtcAGCATTTCCAGTCCACATAACACATTCCTCACGAGAACCCAAAATACCCTCCACTCAAATTTGTGTAGGCAAATTCCGATCGACTCTCGGCCGGGATCGTGGGTTTCCGTGGGTTCGTTGAGAGTCAGTCTGGCAAATGTCGATTGCAGATCATTCCATCATTCCAAGCCCACTATAGAACATCATCATCGCCGGGCCGTGCTTCTCATTTGACAATTGACATGTAGCCAATCTGTTGAACCAGGCCAATATCCTTACCGACAACTGGGTCTTCGATCATTAAACCCAAGCCCACCGACCTGAACTGCCCTAGTCTAGAACATGATGTTTCTGAACCATACTTCGTACGTCTTCGGTTACTACCCACGGAGTACCGACGGCTTGCGCGACATGCCACTGCCACAGCCTGCGTTTGCCCGTTCGTGCCCTTTTCTAGATGCGGCCATCACCAGCCAACCACCGGTTTCAGTTTGAACCACCATCTTTTCGAGCAAGAaaagccgccgccgccctttGTGGTGCCCGCGGCTCCGGCCTTAGCCGCCAAAACATGCTCGGGATACACGCTGTCCTTTCGCTGTCTTTGCCCTTCTGAACACGCCGTAACTGAACACAGCCTTCTTTGTGGCTCCTTCCCTCGGCGGCAACGAAACGCTGCGGGCGCCTGTAGTgtgtcctcctcctccccctcgAGTCCATTATCTCTCTCTCTATTTGCACTCATCAGCTCGAGTTTGTCCCTCGGTCTCGCCGCCGGACCCCCAATTGCGGTATTCAGTTGCGCGCGGCCAGACAAGCAAGGCAGGATGGAGACCTTTATTTCATTTGTCGGAAACAGGTACAGAGGGCTCAGTATCCGTTGGAAGTTGATGGGCCCCCTACCTAAGTCGGTAAGAGCCACTATAGAGCTACACCCGATCTAGAATTTGCAACTTCTCCATAGAGTCCATTCTCTCTCCTAAATCAAGGGACCTTTTGGACGAACGAAAATGGAGGTATCCGACTTTGGGGCTCAGTTTGACCTATACTACGGATATTCCGTTCCACGTACAAAGAGCCGCCCACCCACTCTGTAGGCGCAGGCTTTTATCTGTCGGCGGCTGACCGAGCAGAGGGGAGACGCGTCGTAGCCAGTCCCGTGGGATAATTCGACGTTCGTCTCCATTCTGTGACCCTCGTCTTGCCAGGGATTAGGTTGCCAGTCACCCCAATTCACACTTCTCACAGGATAACGGCTCGCTACATCTTTCTCGAGTAGAGAGGACTCGACATCACGAGTCACATGGAAAAGATACTCTCTTTTCCGGTGGGCTGATTgtaagaaagaaagaaaaagggcCAATCTCCCAGCTGGCACCCAAGGTTTATCGCTTGACAGGTTGAAAGCGGCTAGGGAATTCGATCGACTCTGGCCTCGTGGCAATACTAGGAACCAGAGACAAGATTGACAAGCCACACCTAAAGGCAACATTCCAGAGTCTCCCAGGGCGGCAGGCCTaccagagagaaagagaaacCGAAGGGGGGCACTCAGGGGCAGACGGGGGGTGGTCGGGTTGTCTTGTCAGGAAACCTTTTTCCCTTTGAACTGCTCTTTTTCATTCAAGTGAGGGCGAAAATCCCGTTCTTGACAACCAGAGACATCCCTCCTCCAGTCTTGCCAGCCAGATCCCTGCGCGTCCTCGTATGGGAGATGCCGAGGCAGGGCAGAGCCATCGTGGCTCCTCCATGGATGATACCTCTACCTGACGGAGGGACGGCTATAATGATCGATATTgtctctttttcttcttcctttTGCCAGAATTAGGAACACTATAGCCGGCGGCTCGTATATGTGTGTTCCTCTATTTACCCACGCTCACCGTTCGTCAATCTCTCGCAAGATAGATGGGATATCCACCGTCCCTCTTCGTCCCATGTATTGACTCACCCATCCTCCTCcatgccccccccccccccccggtcTCATACTATAACGGCGGTGATGGTGGGGAGAAGAGGGGGGGAGGACACCGGCGTCATCATTTGCATCATCGCGACAACAAAGCAGTTGAAAGAAACGACGTTGACGTTGAAGAGCCTGGACGCGTTGGTCACATGGAAAACGGAGAAATAAAGAACGCTCGGATGCTGATACAACATCGTGATCCTGAACGACAAGCAGAGCCTCCTGtttttcccccttccccTTGTTGGATCACCGCATGAACTCCAGATGGTAACCCCGTCTTTTTTTTGTTTCTTGACAACGGGTTGGACGCTCGCAACGCAGCAGGGTCATGTTTGCGGCAGACATTCGGCAAGCGGCAACGTAACACGGCGCGGGCGCCCAGCCAGCTCATCCCTAAAACATTCTCAGACTTGAACCAGCTCATCGCAATTTCGCGATCGTAGATCAGGAAAATAAAACtcggtaaaaaaaaaaactgtTAGCGGGAAACGACCTGCGAGTCTGCGACAAAGTAAGATCACGAGACTAGGTACGGACACAACAGCGTAGTAGTGTGCGATCTTGCATTCCCTCCAAACCCTTTTAGCCATGACATATACTATGAGAGCTTTTCCCTATGGTTTTTGTTTTTGTTTTTTGTGGCTTGCTCATCCCGCTGAAGGAGCACTGCAGCAAACGATTCAGGTTGGCTTTTGCCTC from Colletotrichum lupini chromosome 2, complete sequence carries:
- a CDS encoding dual specificity phosphatase encodes the protein MLPLAAYTVSSPETAANTFPSRKRREREKGFGQPIQKVHRTMPSAAARRIYEDQIPSFMSVFDLDAETIAAQETVTLVDPKLIDMEATGKPLASPVQSLRPTMDHSHKHHDSTSTQASESAESSPTTTLSTSDCSPLSDPSPSSSPDSPVNLIPLNSFPATSFGGLGPLSSMNTMSAAETTSFGRPMTSPSPRRPKNMKGLSIQPPFMGNSASTLVSEPASPSFIKPTIPAMKRKPSQLSLKTQTSDLVMRNTLEVPGTPGMAPILQRRALKHSTSSPHMLPSLKSATFGPPGGMTFPKVLERNESGLSEFLRPTKTGMGQSFDTTIVEEDSPIRTQLASRAALDFEPYHENENNEDQKTPGYPDGPIAIYEDNVYLYLEPTADEASKFDTVINVAREVNNPFNFLPKSDEVMSDSPAVLSPIPDTAVSNASFSTAFEFPTNDKPETPTTPKAMSFSIKRPEYIHMPWDHNTDIAQDLMHLCETIETRTKEGKKVLVHCQQGASRSASLIIAYGLYRNPELSVNDAYYAAQEKSKWISPNMKLMYCLQDFQKQMSKKKTSPGSAFRPRTGRSPTKHRLTLSADAAIDIAPKEPLTAPLPGEKEGSSGTSSPKKGSPTRARGLSTPGSQPISPGPSSAPSSFSWSEKENDNSAKFGNFDVDRLMPFKPTPPVSGLAPPSSSSFFAKPPPSPGPPPSPGFGAHRFGPAAGFGFSSLNLGPSLEREEEATAPKDRHFMVGAVPDDAALLSPRAETMTKNPLHDSHHGFPGMQFVEVPPTPSEGLFSPRETMFTRDPFYPFGRPTQVADPRSPPTKGETPIVRSIDELL